In the Acidobacteriota bacterium genome, AACCCACGAGCCCAGCCGGTAGCCATCGTTGGTCTTGAAGTTTCTGAGCACGCGGCAATGGCCCTCCCGCTGCTGGAACACTTGCAGATGCGCGAATCCTTCTTCCCACTGCTGCGCAAAGGGATCCCAAACAAATCCCAGCTGGGCCAAGCGCTGGCGACGTTCTGCCGACATGCTGTCAGACAGTGCTCTCTGATGGCTAACCCACGTGCCAAGCTTGTAGCCATCGTTGGTCTTGAAGCTCTGGGGTACGAAGCAATGGCCCTCCCGCTGCTGGAACACTTGCAGATGCGCGAATCCTTCTTCCCACTGCTGCGCAAGGGG is a window encoding:
- a CDS encoding helicase, coding for PLAQQWEEGFAHLQVFQQREGHCFVPQSFKTNDGYKLGTWVSHQRALSDSMSAERRQRLAQLGFVWDPFAQQWEEGFAHLQVFQQREGHCRVLRNFKTNDGYRLGSWVSTQRATSDSISAERRQRLDQLGFVWDMRDIKPKTR